Proteins encoded by one window of Cylindrospermum stagnale PCC 7417:
- the hypE gene encoding hydrogenase expression/formation protein HypE, producing MNKSAQNPLFDKIEQIRRRQGKVRDSHITLAHGSGGKAMRDLIDDIFVKSFDNPILSQLEDQATFNLANLLQHGDRLAFTTDSYVVDPLFFPGSDIGELAVNGTINDLAVSGAKPLYLTCSVILEEGLPVEILRRVAASMKAAAQKAGVQIVTGDTKVVHRGAADKIFINTAGIGIIPAGIAISATNIQPGDAIIVNGEIGNHGAAILIARGELALETNIESDCQPLHELVETILKACPQIHAMRDATRGGLATVLNEFAISSNIGISLDEQTIPVREEVKGICEILGLDPLYLANEGKLVIAVSAENANKVLSAMKSHPAGKHACIIGKAIPSPQGIVLLKTPFNAERIVDMLVGDQLPRIC from the coding sequence ATGAATAAATCAGCCCAAAATCCCCTATTTGACAAAATCGAACAAATCCGCCGACGCCAAGGAAAAGTGAGAGATAGCCATATCACCCTTGCACATGGTAGTGGTGGTAAAGCCATGCGCGATTTAATAGATGATATTTTTGTCAAGAGTTTTGATAATCCGATTCTCTCCCAATTAGAAGACCAAGCCACCTTCAACTTAGCCAATCTCTTGCAACATGGAGACAGACTAGCTTTTACCACAGATTCTTATGTAGTAGACCCGTTATTTTTCCCAGGTTCTGATATCGGAGAACTAGCCGTAAATGGCACCATTAATGACTTAGCAGTTAGTGGTGCCAAACCCTTATATCTCACTTGTAGCGTCATTTTAGAAGAAGGATTACCTGTAGAAATTTTGCGGCGTGTAGCTGCAAGCATGAAAGCCGCCGCCCAAAAAGCTGGCGTGCAAATTGTCACAGGAGACACAAAAGTTGTCCATCGTGGTGCCGCCGACAAAATATTTATTAACACCGCTGGGATTGGTATTATTCCCGCAGGAATCGCCATTTCTGCGACCAACATTCAACCCGGAGATGCGATAATTGTCAACGGTGAAATAGGAAATCATGGAGCAGCAATTTTAATTGCCCGTGGAGAATTAGCACTAGAAACCAATATAGAAAGTGACTGCCAGCCATTACATGAATTAGTAGAAACCATTCTCAAAGCCTGTCCTCAAATTCATGCCATGCGAGACGCCACACGCGGCGGATTAGCCACAGTCTTAAATGAATTTGCCATTAGTTCCAACATCGGAATTAGCCTAGATGAACAGACCATCCCAGTACGAGAAGAAGTAAAAGGAATTTGTGAAATTCTCGGTTTAGACCCCCTATATTTAGCAAACGAAGGCAAATTAGTCATAGCAGTAAGCGCCGAAAATGCCAACAAAGTTTTATCAGCCATGAAATCCCACCCCGCCGGAAAACACGCCTGTATTATTGGCAAAGCCATCCCCTCACCCCAAGGAATCGTATTATTAAAAACCCCCTTTAACGCCGAACGCATAGTTGATATGCTAGTAGGAGACCAACTACCCCGAATTTGTTAA
- the hypA gene encoding hydrogenase maturation nickel metallochaperone HypA, whose amino-acid sequence MHELGITQNIIAIVTEQAKNRKVQRVLLEIGKLSAIMPDAILFCFDICAKGTILESAKLEIREIPGLAKCRQCGTEIPLEKPFGTCNCGSVQLDLIAGEELKIKEIEIEEICV is encoded by the coding sequence ATGCACGAACTAGGAATCACCCAAAACATAATAGCCATTGTCACCGAACAAGCCAAAAACCGAAAAGTGCAGAGAGTACTATTAGAAATTGGCAAACTTTCAGCCATCATGCCCGATGCCATATTATTTTGCTTTGACATTTGCGCTAAAGGAACCATTCTCGAAAGTGCCAAATTAGAAATTAGAGAAATTCCCGGTTTAGCAAAATGTCGCCAATGCGGCACAGAAATTCCTTTAGAAAAACCCTTTGGAACTTGTAACTGTGGTAGCGTGCAACTAGACTTAATAGCCGGCGAAGAACTAAAAATTAAAGAAATAGAAATAGAAGAAATATGTGTGTAA
- the hypB gene encoding hydrogenase nickel incorporation protein HypB, whose product MCVTCGCADDAEAKITNLEKSEIEHNHHTHTLADGTVITHSHSPESQIHAKIHNTTISLEQNILAKNNLLAAQNRGWFKGRNILALNLMSSPGAGKTTLLTRIINDLKHQLSISVIEGDQETTNDAQKIKATGCKVVQINTGTGCHLDASMIERGLQQLNPPLNSIVMIENVGNLVCPALFDLGEQAKVVILSVTEGEDKPIKYPHMFRASEIMILTKIDLLPYVQFDVQRCIEYARQVNPQIQIFQVSATTGEGLADLYSWLTEKVANSKIPEAYFG is encoded by the coding sequence ATGTGTGTAACCTGCGGTTGTGCCGATGATGCCGAAGCCAAAATCACCAATTTAGAAAAAAGCGAAATTGAACACAACCATCATACCCACACCTTAGCTGATGGAACAGTTATCACCCATTCCCACAGCCCAGAATCACAAATTCACGCCAAAATACATAATACAACCATATCTTTAGAACAGAATATTTTAGCCAAAAATAACCTATTAGCTGCCCAAAATCGGGGATGGTTCAAAGGTCGAAATATACTCGCTTTAAACTTAATGAGTTCTCCTGGTGCTGGAAAAACAACCTTGTTAACTCGCATTATCAACGATTTAAAACATCAGTTGTCTATCAGTGTAATTGAAGGCGACCAAGAAACAACTAACGATGCCCAAAAAATCAAAGCAACAGGCTGTAAAGTTGTGCAAATCAACACAGGTACAGGCTGCCATTTAGATGCATCAATGATAGAAAGAGGTTTACAGCAACTAAATCCACCATTGAATTCAATAGTGATGATTGAAAATGTGGGTAATTTAGTTTGTCCCGCTTTATTTGATTTAGGCGAACAGGCAAAGGTGGTAATTCTCTCAGTCACCGAGGGAGAAGATAAACCAATCAAATATCCCCATATGTTTCGCGCGAGTGAGATAATGATTCTCACCAAAATTGATTTGCTGCCTTATGTGCAATTTGATGTACAACGCTGCATTGAATATGCCCGACAAGTAAACCCGCAAATTCAGATTTTTCAGGTTTCCGCAACCACTGGTGAGGGGTTAGCAGATTTGTATAGTTGGTTAACAGAAAAAGTGGCTAACTCAAAAATACCCGAAGCATATTTTGGCTAA